The Bacteroidales bacterium genomic sequence CTTTGGCTGCAAAACAAAGAGTGGCTGTTGTAAATCCTGAAATTACCGTTACCGCTATCGAATCATTTCTGACAAAAGAAAATGCAACCGAACTCCTTTCCGGTCATCATGTGATCTGCGATGCGCTCGACAGCATTTCAGCAAGGCTCTTAGTTCAGAAAGCAGCTGAGGAACTTGAGACACCAATGGTTCATGCAGCAATCGCAGGCTGGTATGCGCAGGTTTGCACCATTTTCCCCGGCGAACGGACATTAAACAGCATTTATCCCATTGATTTCGATAAAGGTGAAGAAACAGATTTTGGAAACCCCTCATTCACGCCGGCACTCGCAGCTTCGATTCAGGTAGCAGAGGTGTTGAAAGTC encodes the following:
- a CDS encoding HesA/MoeB/ThiF family protein, with translation MNRYIKNQNMLSEEENLRLREFSVAVAGCGGLGGYLIEMLARLGIGHITAIDGDVFDVSNLNRQLLSLPENIGKSKALAAKQRVAVVNPEITVTAIESFLTKENATELLSGHHVICDALDSISARLLVQKAAEELETPMVHAAIAGWYAQVCTIFPGERTLNSIYPIDFDKGEETDFGNPSFTPALAASIQVAEVLKVMLHKDHPLRNKLLTINLLDHEYTIIEL